In the genome of Leptolyngbya iicbica LK, one region contains:
- a CDS encoding pyridoxal phosphate-dependent decarboxylase family protein — translation MSLSTLPATAFIHPLGHNREAVAALLQAATDRILAHLTQAAQQSPLPPVDALPAIALPELPADATTLLATIDQALTMAMNPAHPGYLGHMDPLPTTASILGDFVVAALNNNMLSVEMSPYFSRLEPLLMREIAHLFGLGDRAGGLLVSGGSLANLQALAVARNVKLRCAQTGLSPLEKPPVLFVSEAAHTSIQKAAMLLGLGTDGAIAIPTNRNSQMDVGALKAAIAQAQEAGQQPFALVATAGTTVTGNIDPLVELGAIAQQHNLWFHVDAAYGGALMFSEAHRDRLRGIEQADSVTFNPQKWLYVTKTCASVLFRDLGHLQRDFQVSAPYMNTEDDWVNLGEISVQGTRHADVLKLWLSLQHLGRQGYRDLIAASETLTQAFVTAIQARPFLELASQPEMNLVCFRGCPDWLPADQWDAWNADLQQYLLREANAFLSLPRYRGQNWLKVVLLNPYTTKEDVGRIFGAIDFFSRD, via the coding sequence ATGTCCCTCTCCACCCTGCCTGCTACTGCCTTCATTCATCCCCTCGGTCACAATCGGGAAGCGGTTGCCGCGCTCTTGCAAGCCGCAACCGATCGCATCCTGGCCCACCTCACCCAGGCCGCCCAGCAGTCGCCGCTACCTCCGGTGGATGCCCTGCCCGCGATCGCCCTGCCCGAGCTTCCCGCCGATGCGACAACGCTGTTAGCGACCATCGATCAGGCCCTGACAATGGCGATGAATCCGGCCCATCCTGGCTACCTGGGACACATGGATCCGCTCCCCACAACGGCGTCAATTTTGGGCGATTTTGTCGTTGCAGCGCTGAACAACAACATGCTCAGCGTGGAAATGTCGCCGTATTTTTCTCGGCTGGAACCGCTGTTGATGCGGGAAATCGCGCACCTGTTTGGCTTGGGCGATCGCGCGGGGGGGCTCCTCGTCAGCGGGGGCAGTCTGGCAAATCTGCAAGCGCTGGCGGTGGCGCGCAATGTCAAATTGCGCTGTGCCCAGACAGGTCTGTCGCCGCTTGAAAAGCCCCCGGTGCTCTTCGTCTCGGAAGCGGCTCACACCTCTATCCAAAAGGCGGCGATGTTGTTGGGACTGGGCACCGACGGAGCGATCGCGATTCCCACTAATCGCAATTCGCAGATGGATGTGGGGGCGCTAAAGGCGGCGATCGCCCAGGCCCAGGAAGCCGGACAGCAGCCCTTTGCCCTGGTAGCAACAGCGGGCACCACCGTCACGGGCAATATCGATCCGCTGGTGGAGTTGGGGGCGATCGCTCAGCAGCACAACCTGTGGTTCCATGTGGATGCGGCCTATGGGGGGGCGCTGATGTTTTCCGAGGCCCACCGCGATCGCCTGCGGGGCATCGAGCAGGCGGATTCCGTCACCTTCAATCCCCAAAAGTGGCTATATGTGACGAAGACCTGCGCCTCGGTCCTGTTTCGCGACCTGGGCCATTTGCAGCGCGACTTTCAGGTGTCAGCACCCTATATGAATACGGAAGATGACTGGGTCAACCTGGGGGAAATCTCTGTGCAGGGCACCCGCCACGCCGATGTGCTCAAGTTGTGGCTGTCGCTGCAACATCTGGGGCGACAAGGCTACCGCGACCTGATCGCCGCCAGCGAAACCCTGACCCAAGCGTTTGTCACGGCCATCCAAGCTCGCCCCTTTTTGGAGTTGGCGAGTCAGCCGGAGATGAATCTGGTGTGCTTTCGCGGCTGTCCTGACTGGCTCCCCGCTGACCAGTGGGATGCCTGGAACGCCGACCTCCAGCAATATCTGCTACGCGAGGCCAATGCCTTTTTGTCGCTCCCCCGCTATCGCGGCCAAAACTGGCTCAAAGTCGTGCTGCTCAATCCCTACACGACTAAGGAAGATGTCGGTAGGATATTTGGGGCGATCGATTTCTTTTCCAGGGACTGA
- the dacB gene encoding D-alanyl-D-alanine carboxypeptidase/D-alanyl-D-alanine endopeptidase — translation MPISPRCWQVGGLAAVWSAVGAPVMALCPAALPTALETIAAQPSLTGARLGVHVETLTGEAVVSREGDRFFVPASTLKLLTTAAVLTELGPDYTLQTSVLGTTSPEGRTTLQVIGGGDPSFDQASLAALASQIAQQPIQSVDVLYGDDSAFPGDAVNPNWEWEDVQAGYGAPVNALILNENEIVLSLVPQGVGEPLQVVWDEPRQGQGWQIENYSTTVAVGEPEYVSVGRELGLPVLRVWGQLIAGSPSETTSIAEPNPGQAFLDALQRGLAAQGIRVQQTRLTAAPAGDRWTPLATITSPPLAELLIPTNQNSNNLYAEALLKTLGRQDAEATDATESGVAIARQVLAELGMDVSELVMVDGSGLARKNLVTPRAMVDVLQGMARSPHFSTYRDSLAVAGLRGTLRNRLKDTPAEGRLYGKSGAISRNFALAGYLDPPNYELLAFSIFINNINARGSTVRPIIDDIILQLTDLDDCE, via the coding sequence ATGCCCATTTCACCCCGGTGTTGGCAAGTTGGTGGACTAGCGGCGGTGTGGAGTGCCGTGGGCGCGCCCGTGATGGCGCTGTGTCCGGCGGCGCTGCCTACCGCGCTAGAGACGATAGCCGCGCAGCCCAGTCTCACCGGAGCGCGGTTAGGCGTACATGTCGAGACGCTGACTGGCGAAGCGGTGGTGAGTCGCGAGGGCGATCGCTTTTTTGTCCCCGCTTCGACATTGAAGCTGCTGACCACGGCGGCGGTGCTCACGGAGTTGGGGCCAGATTACACGCTGCAAACCTCGGTGCTGGGCACTACCAGTCCTGAAGGTCGCACCACGCTACAAGTTATTGGCGGCGGTGATCCCAGTTTTGACCAGGCCAGTTTGGCGGCGCTGGCATCACAAATTGCTCAGCAGCCGATCCAGTCGGTCGATGTTTTGTATGGCGATGATTCCGCCTTTCCGGGCGATGCGGTGAATCCGAACTGGGAATGGGAAGACGTGCAGGCGGGCTACGGTGCGCCCGTGAATGCGCTGATTTTGAACGAGAACGAGATTGTGTTGAGTTTGGTGCCCCAAGGCGTGGGCGAGCCGTTGCAGGTTGTGTGGGATGAGCCGCGCCAAGGGCAGGGTTGGCAAATCGAGAATTACAGCACGACAGTCGCGGTGGGTGAACCGGAATATGTCAGCGTGGGGCGCGAGTTGGGACTGCCTGTATTGCGCGTGTGGGGCCAGTTGATTGCCGGGTCGCCGTCTGAAACCACGTCGATCGCGGAACCGAATCCGGGGCAGGCGTTTCTCGATGCCTTGCAAAGGGGGCTCGCCGCACAGGGCATCCGCGTCCAGCAGACAAGGTTGACCGCAGCTCCGGCGGGCGATCGCTGGACACCCCTTGCCACCATCACCTCCCCGCCGCTGGCTGAATTACTGATCCCCACCAATCAAAACAGCAACAATCTGTACGCCGAGGCGCTGCTGAAGACCCTGGGACGACAGGATGCGGAAGCGACCGATGCGACGGAGTCTGGGGTGGCGATCGCCCGTCAAGTCCTCGCTGAGCTGGGTATGGATGTCTCGGAGTTGGTGATGGTGGATGGGTCGGGACTGGCCCGCAAAAATTTGGTCACGCCCCGCGCCATGGTGGATGTGCTGCAAGGCATGGCGCGATCGCCTCACTTTTCCACTTACCGCGATTCCCTCGCAGTGGCGGGCCTCCGCGGCACCCTGCGGAATCGCCTCAAAGACACGCCCGCTGAGGGCCGACTCTACGGAAAATCGGGAGCCATCAGCCGCAACTTTGCCCTCGCAGGCTACCTGGACCCACCGAACTACGAGCTCCTCGCCTTCAGCATTTTCATCAACAACATCAACGCTCGCGGCAGCACCGTTCGCCCCATCATTGACGACATCATCCTGCAACTCACTGATTTAGATGATTGCGAATAA
- the ftnA gene encoding non-heme ferritin: MLSQAMSDRLNKQINLEMYSSHLYLQMASWCAYQSLDGCEEFLRLHAQEEAEHMHRLLSYMHETGAFVVLGGMDAPPTQYESVKMLFEKIYEHEVHITRSINELVHFANNEPDYSTLQFLQWYVAEQHQEEFLMKGILDKIKLIGTEGQGLFLIDQEIGKLATSPAKETTALTGGGNPV; the protein is encoded by the coding sequence ATGCTTTCCCAAGCCATGAGCGATCGCCTCAACAAACAAATCAACCTGGAGATGTATTCTTCCCACCTGTACTTACAGATGGCCTCTTGGTGCGCCTATCAGTCGCTCGATGGCTGTGAGGAATTTTTGCGGCTCCATGCCCAAGAAGAAGCGGAGCACATGCACCGCTTGTTGAGCTACATGCACGAGACGGGAGCCTTTGTGGTGTTGGGGGGGATGGATGCCCCACCGACCCAATACGAATCCGTGAAAATGCTCTTCGAGAAAATTTACGAGCACGAAGTTCACATCACCCGCAGCATCAACGAACTCGTCCACTTTGCCAACAATGAGCCGGATTATTCCACGCTGCAATTTTTGCAGTGGTATGTGGCCGAGCAGCACCAAGAAGAGTTTTTGATGAAGGGCATTTTGGACAAGATCAAGCTAATTGGCACCGAAGGGCAGGGCCTCTTCCTGATCGATCAGGAAATTGGGAAACTGGCGACTTCCCCCGCAAAAGAAACGACGGCCTTGACGGGTGGGGGCAATCCCGTTTAA
- a CDS encoding HAD family hydrolase → MVLKALLLDFNGIVIKDTGLKGRLIDDILLSENLRPNSEEYVEMCAERSDRACLDRLLSRRGRVTTPEFLNELLAKLTDQYLQQLADIPRLPIYPGLEDLLYQAKVTGFPVAIVTSTARPEVDWVLDRAQLADNFAVRVTAEDVAVADEKPATKGYEIAIARLNDQFPDLALTPHNCLAIEAWYPGIAAAKQAGIPVVGVAHCHPYRMIQRRANWVVDYLNEIDFDWIGSAYQPQSAA, encoded by the coding sequence ATGGTGCTCAAAGCTTTATTACTGGACTTTAACGGAATTGTCATCAAAGATACAGGTCTTAAAGGTCGCCTGATTGACGACATTTTACTTTCTGAAAATTTGCGACCCAACTCCGAAGAGTATGTTGAGATGTGTGCGGAGCGGAGCGATCGCGCCTGCCTGGATCGGTTGCTGTCGCGGCGGGGACGAGTCACCACCCCCGAGTTTTTGAATGAATTGCTGGCAAAACTCACCGACCAGTATTTGCAGCAGCTGGCCGACATTCCCCGATTGCCCATTTATCCCGGTCTCGAAGACTTGCTGTACCAGGCCAAAGTGACGGGGTTTCCGGTGGCAATCGTCACCTCAACTGCCCGCCCCGAGGTGGATTGGGTCTTGGATCGCGCTCAGCTCGCCGACAACTTTGCCGTCAGGGTCACCGCAGAAGACGTGGCCGTTGCAGACGAAAAGCCCGCTACCAAAGGTTATGAAATCGCGATCGCGCGTCTCAATGACCAGTTCCCTGACCTGGCGCTGACGCCTCACAACTGTTTAGCGATCGAAGCCTGGTATCCCGGCATTGCCGCAGCCAAACAGGCGGGTATTCCTGTTGTTGGGGTCGCCCACTGTCACCCTTACCGCATGATTCAGCGGCGGGCCAACTGGGTGGTCGATTACCTTAACGAAATTGACTTTGACTGGATCGGCAGCGCCTACCAGCCCCAATCTGCCGCTTGA
- the upp gene encoding uracil phosphoribosyltransferase translates to MAPQLRVFVPPHPLVKHWLGVARDVNTPSALFRTAMTELGRWLTYEAAREWLPTFDTQVETPLAPCPATFVNPEVPMMIIPILRAGLALMEGAQSVLPLASVYHVGYVRNEETLEASCYLNKLPSSLSPETRVLISEPMLATGGTMMTAMADLVERGIQPGNVRIVAIVAAPVALKKLAEAYPELTIYTAMIDEGLNENGYIVPGLGDAGDRTFGT, encoded by the coding sequence ATGGCTCCTCAACTCCGCGTCTTTGTGCCCCCCCATCCCTTGGTGAAACACTGGCTCGGGGTGGCTCGCGATGTCAATACGCCGTCCGCCCTGTTTCGCACGGCTATGACCGAGCTGGGGCGCTGGCTCACCTACGAAGCGGCGCGGGAATGGCTACCCACCTTTGACACCCAAGTGGAAACGCCATTGGCCCCCTGTCCGGCCACCTTTGTGAATCCGGAAGTGCCCATGATGATCATCCCGATTTTGCGGGCGGGCCTGGCCCTGATGGAAGGGGCGCAGTCGGTATTGCCGCTAGCCTCGGTCTACCACGTGGGCTATGTGCGAAATGAGGAAACGCTGGAAGCCAGTTGCTATCTCAACAAATTGCCGAGCAGCTTATCGCCAGAGACACGGGTGCTCATCAGCGAGCCGATGTTGGCAACGGGCGGCACCATGATGACGGCAATGGCCGATTTAGTCGAACGGGGCATTCAACCCGGCAATGTCAGAATTGTGGCGATCGTGGCCGCCCCTGTCGCGCTGAAAAAGCTCGCCGAAGCCTATCCAGAACTCACAATCTACACCGCCATGATTGATGAAGGGCTCAACGAAAACGGCTACATCGTCCCGGGTTTGGGAGATGCGGGCGATCGCACCTTTGGCACTTAA
- the crtH gene encoding carotenoid isomerase, translated as MLTADSPTTAHRWPTGSHFDVIVIGSGIGGLVTATQLAAKGLRPLVLERYLIPGGSAGYFERDGYRFDVGASMIFGFGQQGTTNLLTRALAAVGQQIETIPDPVQVHYRLPNGLSVRVHRDYEQFLAELGDRFPHEREGIRRFYDTCWQVFNCLNSIELLSLEEPRYVARVFAQNPLACLGLARRLPANVGGLARRYLRDPELLHFIDMECYCWSVVPAAKTPLINAGMVFSDRHYGGVNYPQGGVGRIAEALATGLQEAGGHIQYQSRVTRIVTEAGRAIGVELATGERYTADRIVSNATRWDTFETLLDAPLPRREQRWQQAYTAAPSFLSVHLGVDAAVIPPDTDCHQILLDDWADLEAPNGTLFLSIPTLLDPSLAPPGCQILHTFTPSWMSDWQGRSPSDYAQHKRALAQQLIQRLERVFPGVLEAIDHCSIGTPRTHRRFLGRMDGTYGPMPHHQLRGLLNMPFNRTAIPGLYCVGDSTFPGQGLNAVAFSGFACAHRVAADLTRS; from the coding sequence ATGCTGACTGCAGATTCACCGACGACTGCCCACCGCTGGCCCACTGGCAGCCACTTTGATGTGATTGTGATCGGCTCTGGCATCGGCGGGCTGGTGACGGCGACCCAACTCGCAGCCAAGGGATTGCGCCCGCTGGTGTTGGAGCGTTATCTGATTCCGGGGGGGAGTGCGGGCTATTTTGAGCGTGACGGCTATCGGTTTGATGTGGGCGCATCGATGATTTTTGGCTTTGGGCAACAGGGCACCACGAATTTGCTCACGCGCGCCCTCGCCGCTGTCGGCCAGCAGATCGAAACCATTCCCGACCCGGTGCAGGTGCATTATCGATTGCCCAACGGTTTGTCGGTGCGGGTGCATCGGGATTACGAACAGTTTTTGGCCGAGTTGGGCGATCGCTTTCCCCACGAGCGCGAGGGCATTCGGCGCTTTTACGACACCTGCTGGCAAGTCTTCAATTGTTTGAACTCGATTGAACTGCTCTCCCTCGAAGAGCCGCGTTACGTGGCCCGCGTCTTTGCCCAAAATCCCCTGGCCTGTCTCGGTTTGGCCCGTCGCCTGCCTGCCAACGTGGGTGGTTTGGCGCGGCGCTATTTACGCGATCCCGAACTGCTCCACTTCATAGATATGGAATGCTACTGCTGGTCGGTGGTGCCTGCGGCCAAAACGCCGCTGATTAATGCGGGCATGGTGTTTAGCGATCGCCACTATGGCGGCGTCAACTATCCCCAGGGCGGGGTCGGGCGCATCGCTGAGGCTTTAGCGACGGGACTTCAGGAAGCAGGCGGCCACATCCAATATCAGTCGCGGGTCACGCGCATTGTCACCGAGGCCGGACGCGCGATCGGCGTAGAACTCGCCACGGGCGAACGCTACACCGCTGACCGCATCGTCTCCAATGCCACCCGCTGGGACACTTTTGAAACCTTGCTGGATGCGCCCCTACCCCGTCGGGAACAGCGCTGGCAGCAGGCTTACACAGCAGCGCCCAGCTTTCTCAGCGTTCATTTGGGCGTCGATGCGGCGGTGATTCCCCCCGATACCGACTGCCACCAAATCCTGCTGGATGATTGGGCCGATCTGGAAGCGCCCAACGGGACGCTATTTCTCTCCATTCCCACGCTGTTAGATCCCAGTTTGGCTCCCCCCGGCTGCCAAATTTTGCACACCTTTACTCCCAGTTGGATGAGTGACTGGCAGGGGCGATCGCCCAGCGACTATGCCCAACACAAACGGGCCTTGGCCCAGCAGCTCATTCAGCGATTGGAGCGAGTCTTTCCAGGAGTATTGGAGGCGATCGACCACTGTTCCATTGGCACGCCCCGCACCCATCGCCGCTTTTTGGGACGCATGGATGGCACTTACGGCCCGATGCCCCACCACCAACTGCGAGGCTTGCTCAACATGCCCTTCAACCGGACAGCGATTCCTGGCTTATATTGCGTGGGCGACAGCACCTTTCCAGGGCAGGGCCTCAATGCGGTGGCGTTTTCGGGTTTTGCCTGTGCCCATCGGGTGGCGGCTGACTTAACGCGATCGTGA
- a CDS encoding leucyl aminopeptidase, protein MDLHLSTQPVLDWTGDCLAIGVTEADLPLSGGLADLDSKLSGVVQELIDESEFKAAADSSAVIRVGSSGPVRKLALIGLGKPEAMTLETLRRAGAIAARLAKKEKCKVVGMSLPTWNADTSLSAQGICEGALLALHEDNRFKSESDDKSFAIERIELIGYPNEAPAIARAQQVADGVILARELVAAPPNVATPAMLAETAEAIARDHGIEVEILEKEACEALGMGAFLGVAQASDLPPKFIHLTYKPTGTPRRKLAIIGKGLTFDSGGLNIKAGAGSMIEMMKFDMGGAAATLGAAKAIAQIKPDVEVHFISAAAENMISGNALHPGDIITASNGKTIEVNNTDAEGRLTLADALVFAEKLGLDAMIDLATLTGACIVALGDSIAGLWSPDDTLAGEIEAASVTAGEKLWRMPLEEKYFEGMKSLAADMKNTGPRFGGSITAALFLKQFVKETAWAHLDIAGPVWNERENAYNSPGATGYGVRTLVNWVLS, encoded by the coding sequence ATGGATCTCCATTTATCAACTCAGCCCGTACTTGACTGGACTGGCGACTGCCTGGCAATTGGCGTCACTGAGGCAGATTTGCCCCTGTCTGGAGGGTTGGCAGATTTGGACAGCAAGCTCTCGGGTGTGGTGCAAGAGTTGATTGACGAATCTGAGTTTAAGGCTGCGGCTGATAGCAGTGCAGTGATTCGTGTCGGCTCTAGCGGCCCGGTGCGAAAGTTGGCCCTCATTGGCCTGGGCAAACCGGAGGCCATGACGCTCGAAACCCTGCGCCGGGCGGGGGCGATCGCCGCGCGACTAGCTAAAAAAGAAAAGTGCAAAGTAGTGGGCATGAGCCTGCCGACCTGGAACGCAGACACCTCGCTTTCGGCCCAGGGCATTTGTGAAGGGGCACTGCTGGCCCTGCATGAAGATAACCGTTTCAAGTCAGAGAGTGATGACAAAAGTTTTGCCATCGAGCGCATTGAGCTAATTGGCTACCCGAACGAAGCGCCCGCGATCGCTCGCGCCCAGCAGGTCGCCGACGGCGTGATTTTGGCGCGAGAACTGGTTGCCGCCCCGCCCAATGTCGCAACCCCCGCCATGCTGGCCGAGACGGCTGAAGCGATCGCTCGGGATCACGGCATTGAAGTCGAGATTTTGGAAAAGGAAGCCTGCGAAGCACTCGGCATGGGGGCCTTCCTCGGGGTAGCGCAAGCCTCTGATCTGCCGCCCAAATTCATTCACCTGACTTATAAACCGACCGGCACTCCGCGCCGCAAGCTCGCCATCATTGGCAAGGGCCTGACCTTTGACTCCGGTGGCCTCAATATCAAGGCTGGGGCTGGCAGCATGATCGAGATGATGAAGTTTGACATGGGCGGTGCCGCCGCCACCTTGGGAGCCGCGAAAGCGATCGCGCAAATTAAGCCCGATGTCGAAGTCCACTTCATCAGCGCCGCTGCGGAAAACATGATCAGCGGCAATGCGCTGCATCCCGGCGACATCATCACTGCCTCTAACGGCAAAACCATCGAAGTCAACAACACCGATGCCGAAGGCCGCCTGACCCTTGCAGATGCCCTCGTCTTTGCGGAAAAACTGGGTCTTGACGCCATGATCGACCTGGCGACCCTGACCGGAGCCTGTATCGTGGCGCTGGGCGATTCCATCGCGGGTTTGTGGAGTCCCGATGATACTTTGGCAGGCGAAATTGAGGCGGCATCCGTCACCGCTGGCGAAAAGCTGTGGCGGATGCCGTTAGAAGAAAAATACTTTGAAGGGATGAAGTCGCTAGCCGCCGACATGAAAAACACCGGACCTCGCTTTGGCGGCTCGATTACCGCAGCGCTGTTCCTCAAACAGTTTGTGAAAGAGACGGCCTGGGCACACCTCGACATTGCTGGTCCCGTGTGGAACGAGCGCGAAAACGCCTACAACAGTCCGGGAGCGACAGGCTACGGCGTGCGCACTCTGGTGAACTGGGTCTTGTCGTAA
- a CDS encoding transglycosylase SLT domain-containing protein — MPWIGLSGATALGLGATLALVDAAGWLPNPSGLSDPAADVESATVMGAPADSLVWSLALQSPETRAESLQAIAAQPVSEEQVRARYLLAQDLIDQGRGGAAVPLLETLPEDFPELAVHSRIQLGKAQKASGDTETANTTWQTVLQQHGEHPASGEALYQLGQQEPQQWDQLLQKFPAHPRSVEVAHKRLVETAQPPDEKGLLLIMTRHGIYHPDVLTFVDLLVEKYGDQLTPEEWQDVGFAYWERQAYKSAGNAYSQAPASPQVLYRAARGSQIGEQRAAAIAGYYRLDAEFPEASETALGLIRLSYLVDKETALQILDQVVERFPERAAEALAEQAAIMASLDSPDTAAQLRERILAEYSGSEEAAKLRSQYAHNAGDAGNWSAAIQWADQLLAENADDELAPELGFWAAKWALQSGDESGATQRLEQVIRDYPESYFAWRAASTLGWEVGDFQTVRSLQPDIALPTQRQPLPAGSDKLQELYLLGQDKDAWTLWQVEFENAQDPSVTEQFTDGVLRVGVGDNLDGMFMISSLDWRDAPDEQAQQAEVQQHPAYWQTLYPFPYSGLIAKWSAERQLNPLLVTALMRQESRFEPQIRSVVGAAGLMQVMPDTADWIRSKSDITAANLDDPNDNINLGTWYLDYTHEEYSNHSLYAVASYNAGPGNVADWIARGGYVDDDDFADKIPFPETKNYIRAVFGGYWNYLRLYNPAIARQVERLQQSDPK, encoded by the coding sequence ATGCCCTGGATTGGACTTTCGGGGGCAACGGCCTTGGGGCTCGGCGCAACGTTGGCGTTGGTGGATGCCGCGGGCTGGTTGCCGAACCCGTCGGGACTCTCCGATCCGGCGGCAGATGTCGAATCGGCTACTGTGATGGGGGCTCCAGCCGATTCGCTGGTGTGGTCCTTGGCACTACAATCGCCCGAAACGCGAGCGGAGTCATTGCAGGCGATCGCCGCCCAACCCGTCTCCGAAGAACAGGTGCGCGCGCGCTATTTGCTAGCCCAAGATCTGATTGACCAAGGCCGGGGCGGTGCGGCGGTGCCCCTGTTGGAAACCCTGCCCGAAGATTTTCCTGAACTTGCCGTCCACAGTCGCATACAGCTCGGCAAGGCCCAAAAAGCCAGCGGCGACACCGAAACTGCCAACACGACCTGGCAAACCGTCCTTCAGCAGCATGGTGAGCATCCTGCCTCTGGGGAAGCGTTGTACCAACTCGGCCAGCAAGAACCGCAGCAGTGGGATCAGCTGTTGCAAAAATTTCCCGCCCATCCCCGCAGTGTCGAAGTCGCCCACAAGCGCTTAGTGGAAACAGCACAACCCCCAGACGAAAAAGGGCTACTGCTGATCATGACGCGCCACGGCATCTATCATCCTGATGTCCTGACGTTTGTTGATTTGCTGGTGGAAAAGTATGGCGACCAACTGACCCCCGAAGAGTGGCAGGATGTGGGCTTCGCCTATTGGGAGCGGCAAGCTTATAAGTCGGCGGGCAATGCCTACAGCCAAGCGCCTGCCAGTCCGCAAGTACTGTATCGCGCCGCTCGGGGATCGCAAATTGGCGAGCAACGGGCCGCTGCGATCGCCGGATACTACCGGCTAGATGCCGAGTTCCCCGAGGCTTCTGAAACGGCCCTGGGGCTGATTCGACTGTCTTACCTGGTGGATAAAGAAACGGCGCTGCAAATTCTGGATCAGGTGGTGGAGCGTTTCCCTGAGCGAGCGGCGGAAGCTCTGGCCGAACAGGCGGCGATTATGGCGTCGCTCGACAGTCCCGACACGGCGGCCCAACTGCGCGAACGCATCCTCGCGGAATACAGCGGTTCCGAAGAAGCGGCCAAGTTGCGATCGCAGTATGCCCATAACGCGGGAGATGCGGGGAATTGGTCGGCGGCGATCCAGTGGGCCGATCAATTGCTGGCGGAAAACGCCGATGACGAGCTCGCCCCAGAGCTCGGCTTTTGGGCCGCCAAGTGGGCGCTCCAATCGGGGGATGAGTCAGGCGCGACCCAGCGGTTGGAGCAAGTCATTCGCGACTATCCCGAGTCTTACTTTGCTTGGCGGGCCGCCAGCACCCTGGGCTGGGAAGTGGGCGATTTTCAAACGGTGCGATCGCTACAGCCCGATATTGCGCTCCCTACTCAGCGGCAACCGTTGCCCGCCGGGTCTGACAAGCTGCAAGAACTATATCTGCTGGGCCAGGACAAAGACGCCTGGACCCTCTGGCAAGTTGAGTTTGAAAATGCTCAAGATCCTTCCGTCACCGAACAATTTACCGATGGGGTCTTGCGGGTGGGCGTGGGCGATAATCTCGACGGCATGTTTATGATTTCCAGCCTGGACTGGCGCGATGCGCCCGACGAGCAAGCCCAACAGGCTGAGGTGCAGCAGCATCCGGCCTACTGGCAAACGCTGTATCCGTTTCCCTACAGTGGCCTCATCGCGAAGTGGTCAGCCGAACGCCAGCTGAATCCGCTGCTAGTCACGGCGCTCATGCGGCAAGAATCGCGCTTTGAGCCTCAGATTCGCTCTGTGGTGGGGGCGGCAGGGCTCATGCAGGTCATGCCCGATACCGCCGATTGGATTCGGTCGAAATCGGATATCACGGCTGCCAACCTGGATGATCCCAACGACAACATCAACTTGGGAACTTGGTATCTCGACTACACCCATGAGGAATACAGCAACCATTCCCTCTATGCCGTGGCGAGTTACAACGCTGGCCCGGGCAACGTCGCCGACTGGATTGCTCGGGGCGGCTATGTCGATGACGATGATTTTGCGGACAAGATCCCGTTCCCTGAAACCAAGAACTACATTCGTGCTGTTTTTGGTGGCTACTGGAACTATTTGCGACTTTACAATCCCGCGATCGCCCGCCAGGTTGAGCGCTTACAGCAGTCTGACCCAAAATAA